The region TTCCCTCTCAGGAGTTTGACTCTCATTATACGCCTTCTCTGGGTTTCCACAAACGGAGTGGTGCTTACCGAAGTTAAAGCTTTCAACATATTATAACCTCTTGGGCAACACTTCCTCTCAGGCATTTTACAAATCCCGCCTCCTTAGGGGGATTGAAATGACAGGCTGTACACCCCAGTCAGACCTAAACAAAGTCTCGGGGCTATCGTAGGTACTGCCTGGGGCGCTTAACGCGGGCAAGAGAGTCATTTTAACCTCCTAACTTCATCCTTAGCTATTTGGCAATGAGTCGTACTTTATAGGTGCCCCTATCTAATGGCCACACACTCTCTTCCTTTTAAATTCACCCTTTGTGGGAACGACACTCAGCCATCACCCCTTGGCCTGCTAGCAACCACCTGGTTGGGTCACTGTCATAAGAGGTTCTGCCGTAGTTGTTGTGGGGTAGCACCTCTGCTAGATCACACAACTACAGCAGATGTGAAGCCTTTAGTCACAACTGAGCAAAATTAGTGGTGGGGGtgtttaaatgagaaaatacaaatttttacttTCAAGGATGGTTTTCCTGTTACTCCAGTTATTTCCTTCCAAAACAATGGTtaaaaacacaggaacacatgTTGGGagttgaggttttttttaaacaaaatatgacTTGTGTGTTAACTGCATGCCAAATTAATCAGCATACACAAGGCAAAATTGCTTCCCAAGTTACCATATGGCTGCTTGCAGACCAATGCTTAGAGAACAGGGCAAAACAGCCTCATTGACATGTTTTAACTTAATATTCTCTTGCCCAACATAGCTAAAAACATACAGAATCTGTAAGCTTCTTAGTGTGTTGTTTACTACTGAGCCTGTTTGTAATCCGTAGCTTACTGACATCTTCTCCTCACCTGTTTAACTGACTTTAGCAGTTTAGATGACACACTCAACTGTCCTGCTCTTATTACAGACACATAGACCAACCATAGATAGATGCCTTGTTCATGGACTCATGTCAGTGCAGCACTGCAGAATGAATATAGGGGAAACACTGGAATGGATTTTTGGCGTAatttttggcatttaaaaaagtattttagacATGAAGCTAAGAGCACAATTTGTTTTCACTGCAAAGCAGTTAAGTTTGTATTTAAGTAGAGTAACACTTGATTAAACATAAAATCAAACCTATGAAGATTCTTTCTGGCTATGTCCCCTCGTTTGATACAGTTGACACAACTCTTGTGTATTTGGCCATTTGCATAGGTGAATTTTGGCTGATTAAAATACTGTCATTCAAAATAtggttaattaattattataattaaacaaCTGCATGGAGACCGCCTGAAAACGTATTGCTGTCcaccagagacaaaaaataaaacctttaagTGCAGCAGGAGTAGCTGTCATccataaaaaaaattcttcatGGGTCATTTTAGCACTTATGATGCAGGAAGACAGTCCACCTACAAAGTCTAATGTATGAGTTACCTGTCAGCCTTCAGGGTTACAACGCTTGATTTGTCGTGGTTTGTAATTAATCAGCATGTACCTTACAGGCTAAATCTAACATAACTTACATATGTGCAACAAAtgcatgttattttgtttgtcctGGACCAAGGAAACCATATTCCAGGTGTGAGCAGAATCAAAGATTATCAGTCTCTAAGAACAGGACCATACATGTGAAACAAAACTCTAAATGTCTTGCCCACTCAGCTTTTACGACTCAAATATGTTTTGCCCTCATGTTTCAGATGCTGCATGTGTAAACTGATAGCCGCATATCGTGTAGAAAGTCTAGAACATAATTGtcctgtacattttttttttatgtcaattatttcttttcacaGACATCAGATCCATCTACGCAACTAACTGGGACGGAGAAATGGGAGGTGTTAACCCCCACAACAGCAGAAAAAGATGAATCTGGAATGATACAGATCCAAAGTCACGGAATATCAACATCAAACAGACAGTATGTTCTTCCTCTCCAGAACTTACAGAGTCAGCCAATCTTTGTGACATCTGGAACAGACGCCTCTTCTGCCAATTCAGTGCCTAACATTCAGTACCAAGTCATTCCTCAAATTCAGACAGTAGATGGACAGCTGAGCTTCACAACCGGCGTGGAAGGAGCAACTCTGACTCAGGATGTCACAGGGCAGATTCAGATCTTGCCTGAAGGTAGCCACAGTCTCAGTGTAACATCAACTGCAAACATCCTTAATACAAACCAGAACCTCATATCACAGACTGGTAATATCCAGCAGCTCCAGGGGATTTCTCTTAGCAGCTCCACTTTCAACAACCAGGGTCAGGTTGTTACTAATGTGCCTGTGGGTTTGCCTGGGAACATTACTTTTGTTCCTATTAACAGTGTGGACTTGGACTCCCTTGGCCTCTCTGGTGCTCAGACTATAGCAACAGGGGTCACTGCTGATGGCCAGCTAATCATGACGAGTCAGCCTGTGGATGGCTCAGAGAGTCTGGCAAAGACAGATAATCACCTTTCACAGACACTACAAGTAAATGACTCAAATGCAAATCATGAGATTTATGTGCCAACGTCTTCCTCTCAGCTACACATTCCAGCAAACGAATCAGATCTGCTGACACAAGACACTTCGTTGTCATCAGTGGCTACAGAGCAAGGCGACTCGAGTTCTGGTCTCCAGGAGGGCTTCATCCAACAGAACCAAGAGCAGAGCATCCAGGTGTCCTCAGCTCAGTCCATCATCCAGCTGCAGCAGGTGCCTATTCAGACCACCAACGGTCAGGTGGTCCAGTCCATGGCGACAGGCGGGCAGAACCTGCAAAACGTGCAGCTGATCAACCCGGGAACCTTCATCATCCAAGCCCAGACAGTCACACCGTCAGGTCAGATACAGTGGCAGACCTTTCAGGTGCAGGGAGTGCAGAACCTGCAGAACCTCCAGCTGCCCACAACACCACCCCAGCAGATAACCCTGGCTCCAGTTCAGACCCTATCACTGGGTTCCAGTCCAGTCAGCATCAGCACGGGACAGATGCCAAACCTGCAGACAGTGACAGTCAACACAATGGCCCAGCAAGGAGATGCAGACAACCCTGGAGGTACAgtatctctcttttttaaaaatgaataatatacttattgttgcatttatatttaaaagtttttccACTTTGACATCTTTCATAAGGGTCCATCTTCAGAAAAATACTAACTTTACTGCCCTGCTATAATTACTGCATTTATTACACTAATACAATATTACAATGGATCACTCAATAGGCCCTTattgaagacattttgaaatctCACAGCAGGACAAGCACAGGTGTTAATCATAAGTTAATAATGGTTAAATTCCATtaagctgcttcagtttcactGTCCTGGCATTGTGAATGCTGtttcactgtcacactgtcatggcttactgggacacttaaaAAGAACGGTAACTAtggcaagtaaaaatctctTCTGGGAAAATGGTCTATATTTTAGTCTAAAAATGATACAAATTCATGAGATTGCAAAAATCAACAAAGCGTTCATATTTTAGAAGCTGTGTGCAGCAATTGCCTGGCATTTTTTAGTTGATAATTTATCAACATTTAACAACTGGAAAACTGTTAACATTATAATTaactgtttgtttatgtgttaaTGTAATTGTAGCTATCAAAACATTGTGATGAAGTTTTTGATTGTAGCTAAGTCCTTCCATCAATTTTCTGCCACTCATGGGCTAAAAAGTCTTCATGGTACGTTTAATGAATTATAAAAATGGTcattgatacattttctgtcagtcAACTAATTATTTTATCCCTGCTTACTATGGCGTTTTACTTGTAACATTTGCTGCCATGCTGTCAGTCACATGCAATAATAAAGCAGCTCTCACTGTGAAGGCTTTTTGACAAGTTTACCAGAGTTTAATattaacatgcacacattaaTTCCAGAGATTCGGATAAAAGAAGAGCCCGACTCTGAAGAGTGGCAGCTAAGCACCGACTCCACCCTCAACACAAGCGATCTGTCCCACCTTCGCGTCAGGCTGGTGGATGAGGAGGATCAGTTGGGTCAGGAGGGCAAGAGGCTGCGCAGAGTGGCTTGTACTTGCCCCAACTGTAAAGAGTCAGGTGGGAGGTGAGTAAGCCTGGCTTGATACTCCGTACATCTTTGCATAGGAAATCAACATCATCAGAACCCTAACTACTCATATCTGTATTTCTCAGAGGATCGAGCACGGGGAAGAAAAAGCAGCACATCTGCCACATTGCCGGCTGTGGGAAAGTATATGGAAAGACATCGCACCTGCGAGCCCACCTGCGCTGGCATTCAGGGGAGCGACCTTTTGTTTGCAGCTGGATGTTTTGTGGAAAGAGGTTCACACGCAGCGACGAGCTGCAGAGACAcaggagaacacacacaggTGCCTTTTCTTTGCTCCCTCACACTTTGCACTTCAGGAAAACATCAGTAAAATcagtaaaatgtgttaatttgtgCCCTGCAAAGTGTGAGTCATGTAAGAAATAACAGTGTTTGTTCCAATCTGgatttacatgtaaaatgtcAGGTTAGTATTGAAGgccagtgtgaaaaaaaacaacaaattgagaTTTCACAGACTTGGTGGTAATTTTCCAGTTCAGAATTGGGCTTAAACAGTTTGTTCTGCAGTCTAATTTGCATGATCTGTTAACATCAaatattataaaacattaaaagagaGGCTAGTAATAAGCTTTCAAGAATTTAGCCTTATGGTTACATTTTCATCCCGTGATTCCACTTTAAATCTGAACACTCTTGTATCAGCTCACCTAATCTGTTGATCTAATTTGATAGAATATTTCCCTGGAGTTGCCACCAGTATTCATGGGGTAAAATATAGGAAGTAGTAGCTTATGAGaaatcaaatgtcaaatgtacCAGGACAACATAATGATACACAATATCTTATGCCGCAGTGATTTACTGCCAGGATGGACTTAGGAAGGAGAAACCCTGGCCGTATCATTGGCTGAGTGAGGCCTCTGACAGTACCGTCTAAAGTAGCATTTCATTACGCTGTCAGCTTCAAGCTCCGATATTAAGACTTAGTGTTCACAGTTAACTTTGCAAGTAGACATTCAACCATTCTATGTTTCTAATTGgtgataattaataattaataattgtaATCAGTTAAATGGTATTAATTGGTCATCAATTTATTTATCAGTTTTGTCAGTGGCCGGTTGGAATTCAGCAacttaaaacaacacaaatgtgtttaataacatttcaaataagAAGTCAATAAGACCGCAGTggcatttcttattttattcataaaacaaacaaattgaacTTATGTGCCACTTTCTTCAACTTATCTCCTCACCTACAAAGCATATCTTCCATATATATGCCATGTTTGACCCTCTCCAAATGGATTCAGCATCAAACTCTTTATCTTTTAAACTATATGTTCTCTCTGGCAGGAGAGAAGAAGTTTGTCTGCCCAGAATGTTCCAAGCGTTTCATGCGGAGCGACCACCTGGCGAAGCACATTAAAACTCATCAGAACAAAAAAGCCGTGAACTCTGGTAGCGCTGTGGTGGCCTCGATGGAATCGGCGGGGTCCTCAGACAGTATCATCACCACGGCAGGCGGGACCACCCTCATCCTCACCAATATCCAGCAGGGTTCCAGCAACGCCCAGGACATCCTGGCCAACGCAGATATCCCTCTCCAGCTCGTCACCACGGTAGCGGCCAGCGATGTCATGGAGTGATTTACACTCCACTTATGAACTTCTACAACTTCTCTCATACTGTATACTCCCACCTGAATTTTCTttcaagttttgaagaaaaacaaaaattttatatatatatatatatatatacaccgaAATAGTCAGCCCATGTCCATGCTCAGTTTTTTTAAGGACTAATAGTGGAGACTAAAAGAAGATAAAGGTGGAAAAAGACATTGCAGTAAACACACAAGGAAATGCCTTATTTTGTACAATATTGTGTCGTCGGAAATGTAGgatgccattttgttttgaatctactttttcacaaaaaattaTAGGTAAGTTAAGCGATTTTTCTCCTTGCCTTTTTTTGATGATGTATTGTAATGATGTCCTTGGTGAGCAAGGTTGGTTTCATCCTTTGAGCAAATACTAAATCTCACAACAAAGCTAATTTTATCCAGCTATAGTAACGTTATTACTTACGTCCATTCAAatgcattcatgtttttgtttcaatattgcgcttctttttttcagtgtccTGCTTGCAGTCAGTCTGCTTGCAAATTAGCGCGACCTCCTTCCTCCAGTTTTTAATAGAAACTTTGCTCACACCTGCTACATTTTGCAggtaaaaaaatcaaacaatcaCAATTTTGTATTGCAATTCCTCTTGAACCTATACTGTTGATATGATACACATTATTTGcttattaaatattttgactgAACAGCTATTTATATTGGGCTTTACCTAGACAATGCATTTGTGATATTAAAAGTcgaaaatatttcaaattgttccattatatgtaatttaaatgtctttttgtaaaAACCTTGTTGGAGGACTTcaaaaaacagtcattgtaATATGAAGAAGAGAAGCCATTTTTTTGGAGGTAATTGCCAAATTTGACTACAAACTCAGGGTgacttgtgtctgtgtgatatAATTAGAGTTAAATCACTCCTGTAGCTTCTCAAGCCATGGTGGCGATGTTGTGAAGAAATGTTAGTTGATGATGGACCAAAAGCTGAGGTGAATTAAGCTGTCACCGTGTAACCAATGCTCGTTGAATTCTACCATGTCAGTTTTTACAATGAGGACAACCCTTGTTCATTTTATAGAAACAGCTTTGCAGAATTCTCGCCAGTGTCTTGCTCCATCATGCAGTTGGATAAATGTTTAACAGAAAGCGCtactccttttttcttttctttttcttttaaaacagcaCTATTCTCATCACTTTCATCTTGTTGTTAATCCTTTTGTAAATCCTtttgtataaaaatgttttgtatactTCCCAAGAACCTGTCCtttatattcattttcagtcaatgtacaatgtttctgtttttgtgttgataCTTGCTTGTACTGTATCTTCCACGatagtatgttttattttatctctgAACCCCTTCCCCCCAACTGTTGAATTGTTAAATTGAATACACACTGAACAGTGAATTATTCTGGCatatttgattagatttttttgttgttgtgatacATTATGAAATTATGTGGTGTGATCTTTTTGCTCACATGGACACGTCCTCTTCAGGAGATTATACTTAACCCCATTATTCAATTTGTACTTAACACTAAAGGTTTGTTCTCACTCAAAAATCTTCTGTATAAATATGTCCATATAATAACATCAATATAAACCTTTCTGTTACACTTaaatttccttttcatttttgctttatattttctgttttaatgtatGGAGGTTGTCTGCTGTCTGCTCTCTGAGGACAGCTTTATATTTCATACTAAAATGACTAAACGTGAGACACGTTTGAATTTTTACTTATGcttaaaaccttttgttttgtgtcttttcgaAGACTTGTCATCAAGCCAGGAGGTTCATTCTCCCCCCATGACTTCATCTCTGGGTTAGTAGTCCAGTAGATGTCAGTGCAGCCAAGGGAGCAGGATAAGAGGTATGTTTGACCCCTTCACCTGCCCCATGTAGCGCTGCTAAGATAAAGACAGAAGTCACAGAGGCCAACAGGAGGTGTGGACCCTCAATTAACCGCAAGTTAATGTCACACAGAAATGTCAGGAACGTATTCTGCCGCTGGAGAACAAAGTACTGTCTCATGACTTTGAACAAACCCTACAGACGCATGAGATGTAACCGCTTCTGGTTTTATGACCTAGATGTATCTATATTTGTCAGGAAATCCATTTAAATAACCTGTTCTCTTTGTTTCTGACTTTAAAGTGTGCACAGAGTTTCCTGTCACTATCATTTGCCAGAAGTAGCAATAATGTCTTAATGTTTTGATATATTAACCTGATATTACCTTCCCTCAGCAGCACACGCACATCACTATCTGTGCCTCTTACACTAAATAGGACATTTTACTAATTAGGTActgttgctatttttttctttaataccAGTATAATGCTCAACACAGCAGCACAagggatttaaaaatgtattatagcCTACCTGGTTTTAGTCACTGGGAACATAATTAAAATGGTAGTGTATGAAAAGCTTTATCTGGTAAATCAGACTGAAAAGTGCATGCTTTTTGAGTCTTAGTCAATTTGCTGAAAATGAGTCAGAAAATGTGGTctataatgtttaaaaagaactCGTCCGTTGTGTCGTTGCTTTCATTTGCATAATTTAATGAATCTAATTCATTGTAATGCAATACCAAGTGCATAGAATGACAGTTTGAGTTAATGAAATGTGTTAACGGTATCATCATTTACTTGTATGTTAATTAGTCCAATTAATTTCCCCTGCTTGGTAATCTGAATATTGTAATAATCTTTGCTCCCCTGCAGGAATTAATCTATATGATGCACAGACCTCTGGGACAATCTGCGTAGAGAGTCGTGGTTTTTCCAGTTAAAACGTGTGGCAGTTTAAAACGTGAGTGTCTTGAAATATTTCTTAGGTCTGAGATTCAGGAAAATATCCACAGTTTTTGCAGGATTTATACTCTATGCTCGAATATTGTTGACTAGAGGTTGTATATGGTCTGCCTTCAGCTTTAATGATGCAAATCACCCCCACAGTTGAAAATGTAGAGACGGAGGGTGAATGTCCGGTGCCTAAGCCAGGATAACTTTGTCTTGCCTGACAAAGTGCCGTTGCATTGCAACAGGAAGAGGCACAGTTCTTCTGGCCGTGGCAGATAAAAGCTGCCATCAGTGGCCAATCCTTCCCGTCAGGTAGAGAGATTAGGTGACTTCTGAGCGTGACACTGTCCACTGTCATTTCAACTGACCATATGGATTGGAGGCCAACTTTGTCAACAAACTGTTGTAGCTCTTCTATTAGCATATACTTACATGTGTACGTAAGTATTTTTAGCCAATGAATCTGAAAAGGTATTGTCCGTATTTAGttaataaaatattgttaaaaaaaaactgatgtagtagtaataataataataagtaagaCGGCAAAGCTTCGTGTTGCTTTAATTTGTTGAGCAAACATATGTTTACTGCACACACTTAGTTCCTC is a window of Etheostoma cragini isolate CJK2018 chromosome 11, CSU_Ecrag_1.0, whole genome shotgun sequence DNA encoding:
- the sp3a gene encoding transcription factor Sp3a, with the translated sequence MTAPEQPMKPEDMAALDVDSSQSDFVQQEQGGGNQTSDPSTQLTGTEKWEVLTPTTAEKDESGMIQIQSHGISTSNRQYVLPLQNLQSQPIFVTSGTDASSANSVPNIQYQVIPQIQTVDGQLSFTTGVEGATLTQDVTGQIQILPEGSHSLSVTSTANILNTNQNLISQTGNIQQLQGISLSSSTFNNQGQVVTNVPVGLPGNITFVPINSVDLDSLGLSGAQTIATGVTADGQLIMTSQPVDGSESLAKTDNHLSQTLQVNDSNANHEIYVPTSSSQLHIPANESDLLTQDTSLSSVATEQGDSSSGLQEGFIQQNQEQSIQVSSAQSIIQLQQVPIQTTNGQVVQSMATGGQNLQNVQLINPGTFIIQAQTVTPSGQIQWQTFQVQGVQNLQNLQLPTTPPQQITLAPVQTLSLGSSPVSISTGQMPNLQTVTVNTMAQQGDADNPGEIRIKEEPDSEEWQLSTDSTLNTSDLSHLRVRLVDEEDQLGQEGKRLRRVACTCPNCKESGGRGSSTGKKKQHICHIAGCGKVYGKTSHLRAHLRWHSGERPFVCSWMFCGKRFTRSDELQRHRRTHTGEKKFVCPECSKRFMRSDHLAKHIKTHQNKKAVNSGSAVVASMESAGSSDSIITTAGGTTLILTNIQQGSSNAQDILANADIPLQLVTTVAASDVME